A single genomic interval of Candidatus Hydrogenedentota bacterium harbors:
- the mfd gene encoding transcription-repair coupling factor gives MGMQFPKISLTDGILAALRGGGRHAAVAGAWGSAKSLLAVETARGLKAPLLIVAPGRVEAEAVHDDLVTFSGEERCALFPAWEVLPTDSMNPADDIVAERMNTLKRILAAFDAGDPLQVVCPVRSILQYVVEPRRLREDTVTLRVRTECDLDALLEKLVKMGYTREVMVEQRGEISLRGGILDVFPISSELPFRVEFFGDEIDSIRRFEPETQRSIGQEDEVQILPRSEKAMLAASARANSKLTPLTDYFPKNTVVFVDEPPAVEETARTVCEQAGSSPYYMDWPQARHRLEAFALVDAAQSAFDPVTGEKPLRMTTLAVANFGGRNDEFWAQLRQWEAEQYTVQLLCVNTGERRRLLELLEEQGYLPGRDAFDLRVGIGRLRAGFVSPADKLVVLSEGEIFGRHYVRRKRRRFEAGTGITQFGDLKSGDYVVHEIHGIGRYLGLRRFEGKAGDFMALQYAGGDTIYVPVTHIDQLQKYLGGDGAVPKMDKIGGASWARTRAKVKKAVRDLTADLVKLYAARETARGHAFSPDTPWQREFEDAFEYEETPDQARAIAEVKRDMESPRPMDRLLCGDVGYGKTEVALRAAFKSVMDGKQVVLLAPTTVLAQQHFNTFRERLADYPVRLDLLNRFRTPRQQKETISRLKAGEVDIVIGTHRLLSKDVGFKDLGLVVIDEEQRFGVAHKERLKQMRNHVDVLTMSATPIPRTLHMSLIGVRDMSVINTAPNDRLPIHTCIEAWDQNLLREAVERELGRQGQVFFLHNRVQTIEKVATFLQKMVPRARIGIGHGQMEKHELEDVMAAFINRALDILVCTTIIGSGIDIPNANTIIVDRADHFGLSQLYQIRGRVGRYKHRAFAYLLVPGDRALSEDAQQRLKALEDFSSLGAGFRIAMRDLEIRGAGDLLGAEQSGQIASVGYETYRELIAEAVAEAQGKPLRRRQLPPFDAPVDAFIPDEYIPTAQQKMTMYRRMAAVGSPEEVTELRAELKDRFGAPPRPVDRLLRVMEVRTLALEADARALAAGRGTFTVVYDRIGALSPALQTRLERLFGRDIRFDLQNQPAVVFSFPAGADLLEECLRAIKILAQERQRLDE, from the coding sequence ATGGGCATGCAGTTTCCCAAAATCTCCCTGACGGACGGAATCCTCGCGGCGTTGCGCGGCGGGGGGCGTCATGCCGCCGTGGCCGGGGCGTGGGGTTCGGCAAAGAGCCTGCTCGCGGTGGAGACGGCCCGCGGCCTCAAGGCCCCCCTCCTGATCGTGGCCCCGGGCCGGGTTGAGGCCGAGGCCGTCCATGACGACCTGGTCACCTTCTCCGGCGAGGAGCGCTGCGCGCTCTTCCCCGCCTGGGAGGTGCTTCCCACCGACTCCATGAACCCCGCCGACGACATCGTCGCGGAGCGCATGAACACGCTCAAGCGTATTCTGGCGGCTTTTGACGCGGGCGACCCGCTCCAGGTGGTCTGCCCCGTCCGATCAATTCTCCAGTATGTCGTCGAGCCCCGCCGCCTGCGCGAGGACACGGTCACCCTGCGCGTCCGCACGGAGTGCGACCTGGACGCCCTCCTCGAAAAACTGGTGAAAATGGGCTACACCCGCGAGGTGATGGTGGAGCAGCGCGGCGAGATCAGCCTGCGCGGCGGCATCCTGGACGTGTTTCCCATCTCCAGCGAGCTGCCCTTCCGCGTCGAGTTCTTCGGCGACGAGATAGACTCCATCCGCCGCTTCGAGCCGGAAACCCAGCGCAGCATCGGCCAGGAGGACGAGGTGCAGATTCTGCCCCGCTCCGAAAAGGCCATGCTCGCCGCCAGCGCGCGCGCGAACAGCAAACTCACCCCGCTCACGGACTACTTCCCCAAAAACACCGTGGTCTTTGTGGACGAGCCGCCGGCCGTCGAGGAGACGGCGCGGACGGTCTGCGAACAGGCCGGGAGCAGCCCCTACTACATGGACTGGCCCCAGGCGCGCCACCGGCTGGAGGCCTTTGCCCTGGTGGACGCGGCCCAGTCGGCCTTCGACCCGGTGACCGGGGAAAAGCCCCTGCGGATGACCACCCTGGCCGTGGCCAATTTCGGCGGGCGCAACGACGAGTTCTGGGCCCAGCTCCGCCAGTGGGAGGCGGAGCAGTACACGGTGCAGCTCCTCTGCGTGAACACCGGCGAGCGGCGGCGCCTGCTGGAACTCCTCGAGGAGCAGGGATACCTTCCGGGCCGCGACGCCTTCGACCTGCGCGTCGGCATCGGCCGGCTCCGCGCCGGGTTTGTCTCCCCCGCCGACAAACTTGTCGTCCTCAGCGAGGGGGAGATTTTCGGCAGGCACTATGTCCGGCGCAAGCGCCGCCGTTTCGAGGCGGGCACGGGGATCACCCAGTTCGGCGACCTGAAAAGCGGCGACTATGTGGTCCACGAAATCCACGGCATAGGCCGGTACCTCGGCCTGCGCCGCTTCGAGGGCAAGGCCGGGGATTTCATGGCCCTGCAGTATGCGGGCGGGGACACCATCTATGTGCCGGTCACGCACATAGACCAGCTCCAGAAATACCTCGGCGGCGACGGCGCCGTGCCGAAGATGGACAAGATTGGCGGCGCGAGCTGGGCGCGCACCCGCGCCAAAGTCAAAAAAGCCGTGCGCGACCTCACCGCCGACCTGGTGAAACTCTACGCCGCGCGCGAGACCGCCCGCGGCCACGCCTTCAGCCCGGACACCCCCTGGCAGCGCGAGTTCGAGGACGCCTTCGAGTACGAGGAGACGCCGGACCAGGCGCGGGCCATCGCCGAGGTGAAGCGCGACATGGAGTCCCCCCGGCCCATGGACCGCCTGCTCTGCGGCGACGTGGGCTACGGCAAGACCGAGGTGGCCCTGCGGGCCGCGTTCAAGTCCGTCATGGACGGGAAGCAGGTGGTCCTGCTCGCGCCGACCACCGTGCTGGCGCAGCAGCATTTCAACACCTTCCGCGAGCGCCTGGCGGACTATCCCGTCCGGCTCGACCTGCTCAACCGCTTCCGCACGCCCCGGCAGCAGAAGGAGACCATCAGCCGCCTGAAGGCGGGCGAGGTGGACATTGTCATCGGCACGCACCGCCTGCTCTCGAAGGATGTCGGCTTCAAGGACCTCGGCCTGGTCGTCATAGACGAGGAGCAGCGCTTCGGCGTCGCCCACAAGGAGCGGTTGAAGCAGATGCGCAACCATGTGGACGTGCTGACCATGTCCGCAACGCCCATCCCGCGCACCCTGCACATGTCCCTCATCGGCGTGCGCGACATGAGCGTCATCAACACGGCGCCCAACGACCGCCTGCCCATCCATACCTGCATCGAGGCGTGGGACCAGAACCTGCTCCGCGAGGCCGTCGAGCGCGAGCTGGGCCGCCAGGGCCAGGTCTTCTTCCTGCACAACCGGGTGCAGACCATCGAAAAGGTGGCGACGTTTCTTCAAAAAATGGTGCCCCGCGCCCGCATCGGCATCGGCCACGGCCAGATGGAGAAGCACGAGCTCGAGGATGTGATGGCGGCCTTCATCAACCGCGCGCTGGACATCCTCGTGTGCACCACCATCATCGGCTCGGGGATTGACATCCCGAACGCCAACACCATCATCGTGGACCGGGCCGACCACTTCGGCCTGAGCCAGCTCTACCAGATTCGCGGGCGCGTGGGCCGCTACAAGCACCGCGCCTTCGCCTATCTCCTCGTGCCGGGGGACCGCGCCCTCTCCGAGGACGCGCAGCAGCGGCTCAAGGCGCTCGAGGACTTCTCCTCCCTCGGCGCGGGGTTCCGCATCGCCATGCGCGACCTGGAAATCCGGGGCGCGGGCGACCTCCTCGGCGCCGAGCAGAGCGGCCAGATTGCCTCCGTCGGCTACGAGACCTACCGCGAGCTCATCGCCGAGGCCGTGGCCGAGGCCCAGGGAAAGCCCCTGCGCCGCCGCCAGCTCCCCCCCTTCGACGCGCCCGTGGACGCCTTCATCCCCGACGAATACATTCCCACGGCGCAGCAGAAGATGACCATGTACCGGCGCATGGCCGCCGTGGGCTCCCCCGAGGAGGTCACGGAACTGCGCGCCGAGCTCAAGGACCGCTTCGGCGCGCCGCCCAGGCCCGTGGACCGGCTCCTGCGGGTCATGGAGGTCCGCACGCTGGCCTTGGAGGCGGACGCGCGCGCCCTCGCCGCCGGGCGCGGAACCTTCACCGTGGTTTATGACCGGATCGGCGCCTTGAGCCCCGCCCTGCAGACCCGCCTGGAGCGCCTCTTCGGACGAGACATCCGCTTCGACCTGCAAAATCAGCCCGCCGTGGTCTTCTCCTTCCCCGCCGGGGCCGACCTGCTGGAGGAATGCCTCCGCGCCATAAAAATCCTGGCGCAGGAACGGCAGCGTCTGGACGAGTAG
- a CDS encoding Hsp20/alpha crystallin family protein, whose protein sequence is MATLYWDPVQGLEAVRREMERVFDQADPVRRMVNRFTGQPGIAGRAYPLLNVSEDKDNIHVEALASGLDPDSIEVSVLRDQLRISGVKSAITPDIKPEAYHRSERGAGRFMRMLSLPVEVDGDKVTAEYKNGLLLLTLPKHEAAKPKKISVSVQ, encoded by the coding sequence ATGGCAACGCTTTATTGGGACCCCGTTCAGGGACTGGAGGCGGTGCGCCGGGAAATGGAGCGGGTGTTTGACCAGGCCGACCCCGTGCGCCGCATGGTTAACCGGTTCACCGGACAGCCGGGCATCGCGGGCCGCGCCTATCCGCTTCTGAACGTGAGCGAGGACAAGGACAACATCCATGTCGAGGCGCTGGCCTCCGGTTTGGACCCGGACTCCATCGAGGTGTCGGTGCTGCGCGACCAGTTGCGCATCAGCGGCGTGAAGAGCGCCATCACCCCGGACATCAAGCCCGAGGCCTACCACCGCAGCGAACGCGGCGCCGGGCGCTTCATGCGCATGCTGTCCCTGCCGGTCGAGGTGGACGGCGACAAGGTGACCGCCGAGTACAAGAACGGCCTGCTGCTGCTGACGCTCCCCAAGCACGAGGCGGCCAAGCCCAAGAAAATCTCCGTGAGCGTACAGTGA
- a CDS encoding Hsp20/alpha crystallin family protein, with the protein MKENTIPANTEQKVPDTREESRTMVPPVDIFETENGLVVVADLPGVEQGQVEVDVDKNVLTLKAKPAQKLTEGLSLNEFRLLPYFRQFQLSDTVDQENIRAEMKYGVLTIHLPKVAEKQPRKIAVTVTG; encoded by the coding sequence ATGAAAGAGAACACCATTCCGGCCAACACGGAGCAGAAGGTTCCGGACACCCGTGAGGAGTCGCGCACGATGGTTCCCCCCGTGGACATCTTCGAGACGGAAAACGGCCTGGTAGTGGTCGCGGACCTGCCCGGCGTGGAGCAGGGCCAGGTCGAGGTGGATGTGGACAAGAATGTCCTGACCCTGAAGGCCAAGCCCGCGCAGAAACTCACCGAGGGGCTCAGCCTCAACGAGTTCCGCCTGCTCCCCTACTTCCGCCAGTTCCAGCTCAGCGACACGGTGGACCAGGAGAACATCCGCGCCGAGATGAAGTACGGCGTGCTGACCATCCACCTGCCCAAGGTGGCGGAAAAGCAGCCCCGCAAAATCGCCGTGACGGTCACCGGCTGA
- a CDS encoding lysophospholipid acyltransferase family protein — protein sequence MQRTIFDTPFVTILGRIWARLFLGAIGWKKEGDLPDLPKFVMIAAPHTTNWDLPIMLALGFLMRAKLFWMTKDSVFRGPFGVFLRWLGGIPIDRSRANGVVGQCIETFANHDQLILAVPPEGTRKKVRAWKTGFYHIAVGAGVPIALGYLDYKRRRGGVGGVYYPTGDYEKDIVEIQAFYANVTPKYPDLTALAEPAEKG from the coding sequence ATGCAGCGCACCATATTTGACACGCCGTTTGTCACCATCCTCGGCCGCATTTGGGCGCGCCTGTTCCTGGGCGCCATCGGCTGGAAGAAGGAGGGGGACCTGCCGGACCTGCCGAAGTTTGTGATGATTGCCGCGCCGCACACCACCAACTGGGACCTCCCCATCATGCTGGCGCTGGGCTTTCTGATGCGCGCGAAACTCTTCTGGATGACGAAAGACTCCGTGTTCCGCGGGCCTTTTGGCGTCTTTCTGCGCTGGCTCGGGGGGATTCCGATTGACCGGAGCAGGGCCAACGGCGTGGTCGGCCAGTGCATTGAGACCTTCGCCAACCATGACCAACTGATTTTGGCCGTGCCTCCCGAGGGCACGCGGAAGAAGGTGCGCGCCTGGAAGACGGGCTTCTACCACATCGCCGTGGGCGCGGGCGTGCCCATCGCCCTGGGCTATCTGGACTACAAACGCCGCCGGGGCGGCGTGGGCGGGGTCTACTACCCCACGGGCGACTACGAGAAGGACATCGTGGAAATCCAGGCCTTCTACGCGAATGTCACCCCGAAATACCCCGACCTCACCGCACTGGCCGAGCCTGCGGAAAAGGGGTGA
- a CDS encoding sulfatase gives MNIILIAVDTLRADHLGCYGYARNTSPHLDALAGESVLFERHISPCIPTHPAFTTLFTGQHAVTHGVVAHGGRNPIPRNAPWLPQLLGKSGMTTCAVDNLSQWTLDFHRGFEFYIDPTQRRSLSINADNREINRRVLPWLEQHHREQFFLFIHYWDPHTPYMPPRAYRSLFYDGDPCDPAHTTLQGLERHPLGKTWRETWFNRLAQGEITDARYIEALYDAEIRYCDEGIGALLKTVDRLGRRDDTIIVLLGDHGEMMFRHGIFFDHHGLYDGNLHVPLIVRHPELSPRRVPVMTCHMDVAPTLLELAGLPAPEGMDGVPLAPWMRGERTDAAREFLVCGECTWQMKWALRTPERKFILARREDAYGTPSRELYDLVNDPDELRNLAAERPEEAAAMEARLEAWLAGELARNGRRGDPMLEHGLTLGDPDA, from the coding sequence ATGAACATCATCCTCATCGCCGTGGACACCCTGCGGGCGGACCATCTCGGCTGTTACGGCTATGCCCGGAACACCTCGCCCCACCTGGACGCCCTCGCGGGGGAGTCGGTGCTTTTCGAGCGGCACATTTCGCCGTGCATCCCCACGCACCCGGCCTTTACCACCCTGTTCACGGGGCAGCACGCCGTCACCCACGGGGTCGTGGCCCACGGGGGGCGGAACCCCATCCCCCGGAACGCGCCGTGGCTGCCGCAACTGCTGGGCAAGTCGGGCATGACCACCTGCGCCGTGGACAACCTCAGCCAGTGGACCCTGGACTTCCACCGGGGCTTCGAGTTCTACATTGACCCCACCCAGCGACGCAGCCTCTCCATCAACGCGGACAACCGGGAGATCAACCGGCGGGTGCTGCCCTGGCTGGAACAGCACCACCGGGAGCAGTTTTTCCTGTTCATCCATTACTGGGACCCGCACACGCCCTACATGCCGCCAAGGGCCTATCGCAGCCTCTTTTATGACGGCGACCCCTGCGACCCGGCGCACACCACCCTGCAGGGGCTGGAGCGGCACCCGCTCGGAAAGACCTGGCGCGAAACGTGGTTCAACCGGCTGGCGCAGGGGGAAATCACCGACGCGCGCTACATCGAGGCACTGTATGACGCCGAAATCCGCTACTGCGACGAGGGCATCGGCGCGCTGCTGAAGACCGTGGACCGTCTGGGCCGCCGGGACGACACCATCATCGTGCTCCTCGGCGACCACGGCGAGATGATGTTCCGGCACGGCATCTTCTTCGATCACCACGGACTCTACGACGGCAACCTGCATGTGCCGCTCATCGTCCGCCATCCGGAACTCTCCCCGCGCAGGGTGCCCGTGATGACCTGCCACATGGATGTGGCACCCACCCTGCTGGAACTGGCCGGACTGCCCGCGCCGGAGGGGATGGACGGCGTGCCGCTCGCGCCGTGGATGCGCGGGGAGCGGACGGACGCGGCCCGGGAATTCCTGGTCTGCGGCGAATGCACCTGGCAGATGAAGTGGGCCCTGCGCACCCCGGAGCGCAAGTTCATTTTGGCGCGCCGGGAGGACGCCTACGGCACCCCGTCACGGGAACTCTACGACCTGGTCAACGACCCGGACGAATTGCGGAACCTTGCGGCGGAGCGGCCGGAGGAGGCCGCCGCAATGGAGGCGCGGCTCGAGGCATGGCTTGCCGGGGAACTCGCCCGGAACGGGCGGCGGGGCGACCCGATGCTGGAGCACGGCCTCACGCTGGGCGACCCGGACGCGTAG
- a CDS encoding glycosyltransferase family 39 protein, producing the protein MSLLLLLMAAAALGRMLGRLLPLEQGAEGWHFRMLLGLAGCGVLVLAAGAHSMQAAQGALFIVVALGALAEAAARVYDRPARRRSRLEKSNRHGTSTTPDESAPPARRRGPLETTCLALAFLALALAFLASWAPVSAPEATSGPLALAKAWAAQGSLRPTPLQAHSELPGLVRPLYGLVWAGSGERPAALLSWTMSLMAVLAAWALGRRIAGPAAGAGAAALFACAPVFFGQAATLTLVPAQTAFALAAMTALLAGVSGARAGYFALAGLMSGAAVGAGWTALPLPVLLALAALFHLPDTENPDTFAPGPAERLGRALLLLVCAALFPGALLALARFHGGAWPSLSLAPDPAYAVSGFHWVSLARFPWDLVMRPAASGGWARSAGGMLFALGVPAFLFGGHRARLVLLAALLGGLPLYFFHRSTLAALPWCALALGAAAAAPVRMPAFRRTLAVLLVAGCLFGLGLHALRFQPHWPVLAGRMTREAWLERRVPRFAAVQAVNARLPEMSGRRALVLDRSAALYDIPPLANPEALAHAATLPGGERVQWLRENQVGLLVVPDDYLGDNSPLPEAVREMLRAWTGNTALCRMLEQVETPRLAGTGIEVTRLYRLETVQ; encoded by the coding sequence ATGTCGTTGTTGTTGCTTCTCATGGCGGCGGCGGCCCTGGGCCGGATGCTGGGCAGGCTTCTTCCCCTGGAGCAGGGCGCGGAGGGGTGGCACTTCCGCATGCTTCTGGGGCTGGCGGGATGCGGTGTGCTGGTACTGGCGGCGGGCGCCCATTCCATGCAGGCGGCGCAGGGCGCGCTCTTCATCGTGGTGGCCCTGGGCGCGCTGGCGGAGGCGGCCGCACGGGTGTATGACCGCCCCGCGCGGCGGCGTTCGCGCCTGGAAAAATCGAACCGGCACGGCACGTCAACCACGCCCGATGAAAGCGCGCCGCCCGCGCGGCGGCGCGGCCCCCTGGAAACAACCTGTCTGGCCCTGGCTTTTCTCGCGCTGGCCCTGGCCTTTCTCGCCTCCTGGGCGCCCGTGTCCGCGCCGGAGGCCACGTCGGGGCCGCTGGCCCTCGCGAAGGCCTGGGCCGCGCAGGGCAGCCTCCGGCCCACGCCGCTCCAGGCCCATTCCGAACTGCCCGGACTGGTGCGCCCCCTCTACGGGCTGGTCTGGGCGGGCAGCGGCGAGCGCCCGGCCGCGCTGCTTTCGTGGACGATGTCCCTGATGGCGGTGCTGGCCGCGTGGGCGCTGGGCCGCCGAATCGCGGGTCCGGCGGCTGGAGCGGGCGCGGCGGCCCTTTTTGCCTGCGCGCCGGTGTTCTTCGGCCAGGCGGCCACGCTCACCCTGGTCCCCGCGCAGACGGCCTTTGCCCTTGCGGCCATGACCGCGCTGCTGGCGGGCGTGTCGGGCGCGCGCGCGGGCTACTTCGCCCTTGCGGGGCTGATGTCGGGCGCCGCCGTCGGCGCGGGCTGGACCGCCCTCCCCCTGCCGGTTTTGCTGGCCCTGGCGGCGCTGTTCCATCTGCCCGACACCGAAAACCCGGACACCTTCGCCCCCGGTCCCGCAGAACGCCTTGGCAGGGCGCTGCTGCTGCTGGTCTGCGCCGCCCTCTTCCCCGGCGCCCTGCTGGCACTGGCACGGTTTCATGGGGGCGCATGGCCGTCCCTGTCACTGGCCCCCGACCCCGCCTATGCGGTCTCCGGTTTCCACTGGGTCTCCTTGGCGCGCTTCCCCTGGGACCTGGTCATGCGGCCCGCCGCCTCTGGCGGCTGGGCGCGCTCCGCCGGGGGCATGCTCTTCGCCCTGGGCGTGCCCGCCTTCCTCTTCGGCGGACACCGCGCGCGGCTGGTCCTGCTTGCGGCGCTGCTGGGCGGCCTCCCGCTGTACTTCTTCCACCGCTCGACCCTGGCCGCGCTGCCCTGGTGCGCCCTGGCGCTCGGCGCCGCCGCGGCCGCCCCGGTCCGCATGCCCGCGTTCCGGCGCACCCTCGCCGTCCTGCTGGTGGCGGGCTGCCTTTTCGGGCTGGGCCTGCACGCCCTGCGCTTCCAGCCGCACTGGCCCGTGCTCGCCGGGCGCATGACCCGCGAGGCGTGGCTGGAACGGCGCGTGCCCCGCTTTGCGGCGGTCCAGGCCGTGAACGCGCGGCTGCCGGAAATGTCCGGACGGCGCGCGCTGGTGCTGGACCGGAGCGCGGCCCTGTACGACATTCCTCCGCTTGCGAACCCCGAAGCGCTGGCGCATGCGGCGACGCTGCCGGGCGGCGAGCGCGTGCAGTGGCTGCGGGAGAACCAGGTCGGGCTGCTGGTGGTGCCCGACGACTACCTCGGCGACAATTCGCCCCTGCCGGAGGCGGTGCGGGAAATGCTCCGCGCCTGGACCGGCAACACCGCCCTGTGCAGGATGCTGGAGCAGGTGGAGACACCCCGCCTCGCGGGAACGGGCATCGAGGTCACCCGGCTCTACCGGCTGGAGACGGTGCAATGA
- a CDS encoding PD40 domain-containing protein, with translation MNSVVVCAAVACALLGAPSGRIAFVAGTEQEDQCVAVLDAATGEITRVGPGSRDGAPVWSPDGRWLAFQTSGPDGLAVCVVRADGSERRLLTHARGWNHAPRWSPDGKRLAYASDADMGIRQQILVYDLEQNTETAWGGEGALALRPVWLPTTDLMQALDPESQSDMAAELLPLKEEAEREGALLAVGLAGGESKLTSEIVLITPTRCVPMLPLLVKDSFRFAEWFVEPDRKGRQIAYESNDGGDRELFVIGRKGITNVSNHRAADWNPVWSEDGQWLAFESFRGGRRGVHRVLVGTANVTPVAVRPNADCWAPSWSPDGEWIAHVSDETGAPQLFATPPQGGDSVQLTRGPGFALAPAWQPKVKKD, from the coding sequence ATGAACAGTGTCGTTGTCTGCGCGGCCGTGGCATGCGCCCTGCTGGGCGCGCCCTCGGGCCGCATTGCCTTTGTGGCGGGCACGGAGCAGGAGGACCAGTGCGTCGCGGTCCTCGACGCGGCCACGGGGGAAATCACGCGGGTCGGGCCGGGCAGCCGGGACGGCGCCCCCGTGTGGTCGCCGGACGGCCGGTGGCTGGCGTTTCAGACCAGCGGCCCCGACGGCCTGGCCGTGTGCGTCGTCCGCGCGGACGGTTCGGAGCGCCGCCTGCTCACCCACGCGCGGGGCTGGAACCACGCGCCGCGCTGGTCGCCGGACGGGAAACGGCTGGCCTATGCGTCGGACGCGGACATGGGCATCCGCCAGCAAATTCTGGTGTACGACCTGGAGCAGAACACCGAGACGGCCTGGGGCGGCGAGGGCGCCCTGGCCCTGCGGCCCGTGTGGCTGCCGACGACGGACCTGATGCAGGCCCTCGACCCGGAAAGCCAGTCGGACATGGCGGCGGAGCTGCTCCCCCTGAAGGAGGAGGCCGAGCGGGAGGGCGCCCTGCTCGCCGTGGGCCTGGCGGGCGGCGAGTCGAAACTGACCTCTGAAATTGTCCTGATAACGCCGACACGCTGCGTCCCCATGCTGCCCCTGCTGGTGAAGGACAGTTTCCGTTTCGCCGAGTGGTTTGTGGAGCCGGACCGAAAGGGCCGCCAGATCGCCTACGAGTCCAACGACGGCGGGGACCGGGAGCTCTTCGTCATCGGGCGCAAGGGCATCACCAATGTGAGCAACCACCGCGCGGCGGACTGGAACCCCGTCTGGTCGGAGGACGGCCAGTGGCTGGCCTTCGAGTCCTTCCGCGGCGGGCGGCGCGGCGTCCACCGCGTGCTGGTGGGCACGGCCAACGTCACCCCCGTGGCGGTCCGGCCCAACGCGGACTGCTGGGCGCCTTCCTGGTCGCCAGACGGCGAGTGGATCGCCCATGTCTCCGATGAGACGGGCGCGCCCCAGCTTTTCGCCACGCCGCCGCAGGGCGGCGACTCCGTCCAGTTGACCCGCGGGCCGGGCTTCGCCCTGGCACCGGCCTGGCAGCCCAAGGTTAAGAAGGACTGA
- a CDS encoding metallophosphoesterase, with protein sequence MSKRHAPILLALALLAAAPLMAREPDGTLGLIRTPNNGIPALVVPGGAFEAVLAAKAELFLARDGQEWPLAAEWSELPGGAMGARCAVPAGLAPGSHALRAKTDGKADENLRSVWVFDAFPEEYYVVAHVSDTHIGKERYERPSDDIIRDVIAAVNESEAALLFITGDLTEGGDPEQFRRFLALLDTSTLPSFVCPGNHDRQALHYEQFFGPMAYRFTFGRDGYLSFDTKDFMVADELGPQDGLLHLYRREIGPSRWSVGLTHRYEAMMGMRAQLTLFVDDPLDFILQGHTHQENEPGEAVPWGTTPLYIVPAAIDGRMRLLDVTEQGVIPRPVQKVAETGPRRAGAR encoded by the coding sequence ATGAGCAAAAGACACGCCCCCATCCTCCTTGCCCTGGCGCTTCTGGCCGCCGCGCCCCTCATGGCCCGCGAGCCGGACGGCACCCTGGGCCTCATCCGGACCCCCAACAACGGCATCCCCGCGCTGGTCGTTCCTGGCGGCGCCTTTGAGGCCGTGCTTGCGGCAAAAGCCGAGCTTTTCCTGGCCCGTGACGGTCAGGAATGGCCCCTGGCGGCGGAGTGGTCGGAACTGCCGGGCGGCGCAATGGGCGCGCGCTGCGCCGTGCCCGCCGGGCTGGCCCCCGGATCCCATGCGCTCCGCGCGAAAACGGACGGCAAGGCGGACGAGAACCTCCGGTCCGTATGGGTCTTCGACGCCTTCCCGGAGGAATACTATGTCGTGGCCCATGTCAGCGACACGCACATCGGCAAGGAGCGCTACGAGCGGCCCTCGGACGACATCATCCGCGACGTGATCGCGGCGGTGAACGAAAGCGAGGCCGCCCTGCTGTTCATCACCGGCGACCTCACCGAAGGCGGCGACCCCGAGCAGTTCCGGCGTTTTCTTGCATTGCTGGACACCAGCACCCTGCCCTCCTTCGTCTGCCCAGGCAACCATGATCGGCAGGCGCTGCACTACGAGCAGTTTTTCGGCCCCATGGCCTACCGCTTCACTTTTGGCCGCGACGGTTATCTCTCCTTCGACACCAAGGACTTCATGGTGGCCGATGAACTGGGGCCGCAGGACGGCCTGCTCCACCTGTACCGGCGGGAGATCGGGCCGTCGCGGTGGAGCGTCGGGCTCACCCACCGCTACGAGGCCATGATGGGCATGCGCGCGCAATTGACCCTCTTCGTGGACGACCCCCTCGACTTCATCCTCCAGGGGCACACCCACCAGGAAAACGAGCCCGGCGAGGCCGTGCCCTGGGGCACCACCCCGCTGTACATCGTCCCCGCCGCCATAGATGGGCGCATGCGCCTCCTCGATGTCACCGAGCAGGGGGTCATTCCCCGGCCCGTGCAGAAGGTCGCCGAAACCGGACCCAGGCGCGCCGGCGCGCGGTAG
- a CDS encoding GntR family transcriptional regulator has translation MLFAINPSDGTPLYFQVVRHVKHLIATGRLGPGDELPTVRALAQQLVINPNTVVRAYRELEAAGLIYTRRGSGTYVAEKPVPYSDDERRRILAERLDGALVESRNLGFGLDEVVALLRERDRALRIQGKKQGEDPHDGA, from the coding sequence ATGCTCTTCGCCATCAACCCCAGTGACGGCACGCCGCTGTACTTCCAGGTGGTCCGCCACGTCAAGCATCTCATCGCCACGGGCCGCCTCGGGCCGGGGGACGAACTCCCCACGGTGCGGGCCCTGGCCCAGCAACTGGTCATCAACCCGAACACGGTGGTTCGCGCCTACAGGGAACTGGAGGCGGCGGGCCTCATTTACACACGCCGGGGTTCGGGCACCTATGTGGCGGAAAAGCCCGTGCCCTATTCCGATGACGAGCGGCGGCGCATCCTGGCGGAGCGGCTGGACGGCGCACTGGTGGAGTCGCGCAATCTGGGTTTCGGCCTCGATGAGGTTGTGGCCCTTCTTCGTGAGCGGGACCGCGCCCTGCGGATTCAGGGCAAGAAACAGGGAGAGGACCCCCATGACGGAGCATGA